One Bacillus sp. SM2101 genomic window, TCCAGTAGAAAGTTATTTATATTAATTCGCATACGATCAAACATCTTTGCGAGAAACGAAATTTCATCATTGGAATCAACTTCAATTTTAGAATTGAATCGTCCTTTTGATAATTCAATAGCGGCTTGGGTCAACTTCTTTACTGGTCTAGTAATTCTCAAGGAGAACCAGTAAGTAAATTGTACGAGCAACAAGGTAATTAACAATAACAGCCAAATTCCAAGCTTTTTCAGTTCTTCTGATTGTTCAATAATTCCACGATAGAAACGATCGTACGTGTTTAGCTCTTTGTCAATTAATGTGAGTGTCATCTCAGATATATATTTAGATATGTGCGTAGCTTCTGTTAATACTTCTAAATAATCTTCTGTTTCTTTCTCTGTACGGAACAGAAGCGAGCGTTCCGTTGCTTCAATGAGACTATCGATTAAATTTTCATAATTGGTTAAGGCAAAATCATTTTGGTTATTTCTAAATTTAGACACTTCATCCTTTTTATTTTGAAGTTTATTTACGTTAAGTTGAAGCGCTTCCAAATTTGCAAATGAAGGATTGAGTAAATAGTTGTTCAAATCTGTGACCATTTGCTGACTGACACTTGATACCTCATTCATACTTAAATAGCGTTCAAGTATATCATTATATTGATTTTGCGTTTTTTGATTATAATAGGTGAGTGAAATCCAAATTGCGACCATGATGAATAGAATGACTGTGGCGAGTGCCCATATTTTCTTTTGTAGACTGTTCATCGCACATCTATTGCCTTTACAACTTTTATATCTGTGAAATAGCCATCTAAATTAAGTTGCTCTTTCTCATTCTTCAGCCATTGCGTAATAAGACTTACACTCATTTTTCCCATCTCCTGAGGGGATTGCTCTATCATTCCGTCGAGCTTTCCTTCTTTAAGAAGTGATAACGACTCTCGGTCGTCATCAAAAGAATAGATATAGTAAGGCTCGACTTGTGATCTGCTCTCAATCTCAAGAACCATTGTTTCAGAAATATTGGCATTCACAGCGATAAAAGCATCGACATGAGGAAACTTATTCAACATACCTTTTGTTGTCGCATTAACGCTTTCCCTAGTTAGAGATGTTTCTGCTTCAATTGCATCTATGTGTGGAAACGAGTTTAAAACGTCTTTTATACCTTTTAACCGTTGGTCTTGATAATACTGATGCTGACGGTCAAACATGAGTATCACTTCCCCTTTGTCGCCCATGTCTGATATTAACTGCTTAGCTATTAACTGCCCTGCTAAGTATTGGTCAGAGCCGACATATGTCCGTCTTAGGCTCTCATTCATAGGAACGTCATTAGCAACTGTAATAATTGGAATTCCATACGATGCAGCTTTGATCTTCGTTAAATTTTTAAAATCATCTGTATCATAGCCTTGAACAATGATCCCATCAACTTGTGAATAGATAGCAAGTTCAATTTGCTTCAAGAAGTCCTCTTTGTTATTACCATAACTGCCCCAAATCTCAAGGCTTGCCTCTTCACTTTGTGCTTGTTCAAGTGCACCTTCCCCAACCTTAACCCAAAATGGCGTATCTAGATCTTGGGTAATTAGAACTAGTCGATAGTCTGACTCTGCCTTGGCTAATGTCTCTGGTAATTGCCAATCAGTTCGAAATACTTTACTGGCCGAAAGAAATGTGAAATAGAATAGGATGATAGAAACAAAACTAAGTATGAAAACTACGATTTTCTGCAAGAGAATAATCTCCTTTGTTTCTTATTGGCTATTTTCGTAATATTTGTTAGACCATGGCACATTTTTCTGTAACTTGATAGCTAACATACAAAGCCACTTTTTATGGTGCAAATTTGGTGATAGTAGAAACAAAGTACGAAAAGAGCCTATTCTTTTAATCATCTTATCACAAGTAAGTAAAAATCTACTATGCTATTTTTCGCTATATTAATGGAGGAATATGGTCATGGCGGATTTTTCAGATGTAATGATTGGCTGTTGTTGCTTTAAGAGGTAAACACCTACACAACTAGAGTTCGTGGCACCTTTTCTTGGACAACGATGACCAACAATGTAAAAAACTTAGCAACAAAGTTTACGACAAGAGCTGTTACATAATTATGTTTTACGTGTAGTTCAATCTTATTTGCATTGAGGTATGCGGTCCTTATACTTGATATAGGAAATGCATTCGAATAGAGAAGTATTTAGCTAAGTATAACTGTAATATTTGAAGATGTTAGACAGGGGAATGGTTGTGTCAAAAGGGGGACCAATTAACCCCCTTTTTAGTCTTCCATTAAGGTATAAAATAACTCTCCACATTTACTATATTTCACTTCAATTATTTTAAGCTTACAACTTCTAAACCCTCATCGTGTAAAAAACTGATTATACTTGGCAGTGCGTCTATAACAGCTTGTGATTCATGGAGAAGAATAATAGATCCGGAAGGGTTTGAGCTTCGAATATAGTTAATGATTTCGTTTGAGCTCTGAACCTTCCAATCCTTTGGATCCTTATTCCAAAGTACCATCTTATGTTGATGTTTTTCCAATAACTCAATAGTTGACTCATTATTTGAACCATAAGGAGGCCTAAATAGAGTTACGGGCTCATTCGTTAGTTCTTCAATTAATAGATTTGCTTGGATGATTTCATGTTCTTGATTGTGTAGGGAGAGATTTGTAAGTTCTTTATGGTACATTGAATGACTACCGATCGAATAATTGTTAGATTGTGCATACTTTACGTATTCAGGATATTTCTTAACATTCACACCGGTGAAAAAGAACGTACCACCAACCGTATGCTTCTTTAATATGTCTATAATCTCTGTAGTATATTTAGAAGGACCGTCGTCAAAGGTTAATGCTACCTTGCCATCAGGGATGCTGAAGGTAATTGCATCATTCAGTTGCACAAATGGAATTTCGGATATAATATTCTGATTCTTCTTTATTTCTTCCTTTGCAGGTGATTCTTCATTCTTTGGAAGTGATTCAATAGTTTCTTTTTCAACACTCTCTGCTAGCACAGGAGTTTTACTAGACAAAAGATTAAAGTACGAATTGTTAGAAAAACCTAGCAAAATAGTAGAAATGACAATAAATGAGGCAACGGTAATCCAAGCAACCTTATGCTTTCTATTATTAAGAATTTTTCCTTTGGGATGTATTTCGCCTTCTTGTTTTACTTCAGTATTACGTGCGGGTTGTAGCTTATCATTTAAAATTTGATTGATTTGTTTGGAATGTTTAAAAGCGTTTAGTCCTCGTACATACTCATCAGAGCAGGAGAAATAGATTTTTTCACTATTGTCTCTATATGTTCTCGTTATGTAGCTTCTATGTTGCTGTATATTTGAATTCCAAGAGGTGTGAAAGGACATTCTATATTTAAATTTCCCAGAAAAATCAGTCGATTCTTTTAAGCTCATAGCTGTTTCAGTATCAATTTCCCAAAGGAGTTCAATATCTATTTCAAAAGAATATTTGACTCGTAAAAAAGATTTGTTCAGATTGTTTTCTATTGATAATAGTTCTAATAGCTTACTATGATAGACTGACATACTGTCCCCTTTCTCTTAGAGGTAACTAAAGAGCTACATGCTCATGTTTACTCTGTTGTAGTAGATGTAGTTGTTTTTGGAGAGAAAGAAAAAGACAGCCGATCCGTAAAATCATTAATTGTTTGCATTAATTCTGCTTTTTCATCTTGGCTTTGTTTGTATTGTTCTACAACCTTGTGATTCTCTACTTCTAAATCTCTAATTTTCTCTTCAAAGTCTTTTATTAACATCATTTGTTCATATTGCTTGTTAGTTGATTCTTCTTTGAGTTTGTTATATTTATTAGTTTCTTTCTCAAGTTGGTTTGTTATATTTCCAAACTCTATTTTCGACGAACTTTGATAGTCTTTAAAATCTTCAAGTAGCTGATCATAACTCATTTGTTTGTTAGTAAGGTTAGATTCTAATTCACGAATTTCCTTATCTTTATCTAATAAAATTTGTTCCTTCTTTACTTGGCTATGTTTTAAGCGGCCTATCATTTCATTCGCCGAATACAATTGGCTTTCAAGTCCCTTATTTTTATATTGAATCAATTGTCGGTCATGTAGCATATTTTCTAGAGAAACTATTAAATCTAAGGCTACTTTGTCTTGATCATCTTTTGATAATAAGTTTTTCTTACTAGTTGTTTCAGATTGTTCGAATTCTTTGAATTCTTCATCAATAGATGATTCTTCAATCATTTCTTGGGAAACATCTTCTTCCATATTTATATTGTTTTGTTCAGGTTGACTTTGATTAGATAGGACTCCTTTTAACCAACCTCTTGAATTGCTCTTTGTATCCTTGGCCATCATTTTCTCTCCTATCTCAATGTATGAATAAATTATTGTTTATCAGATAGAATGGTATTAAATACTTACTAGAGTAGTATTAATCATCATTATACACCTTTTGAAGCCTAGAGTGGTAAATTCTAATCTTATTGTACGATTATGTAAATGGATGTCAATGTATGGCGAAAAAAATTGACATTTGTAGCAGAAAAAGATACTTAAGTTATAGGTAAAAAATACTATAAATAGCATAAAAAAGAGACTAATGAACTAATTCTATTAGCGTTTATATATAGAATGGGCATGTATTCATTGCAGACTCTTTTCATAAATTTGTTGTATTTTTAATAATATATGAACAGGTAAATAGGGGTTGTGGTGAAGTATTTATTAAAATTAATAAGAAATAAACCTAATTTGGCAAAGGCTTTGATGAGTGTGGATAAAGATGAGGATGAAAAGGATGAATATCATTAGCAGTAGTTGTCACAATAAACTGTTTTGGTAGTTAATTAGGTCTGGCTTACAAGTATTTGAGCCATGTTTCTTTACAACATTGTTAAGGTGCTAATTACATAAATATATTTATAGTAGAAAGATACTGTTTATGGTAGACTAGTACTACATAAACTTCTTCAGAATTTTTAAAAAATAAGGATCTTTTCGTAAATTTTGTTGTTATAGTTCATAAACTAGAAAGTAAGAGTGTCGTTTTAATCAATACTTATCATTTTAGAGAAGTAAATTGTATTAGTGTTTTTTTATCAGTATGAAAAACAACAGTCTATGCAAAAACAACCAAAAAAACACCGCTTTCCAATTATTAGCGGTGTTATATTTCCTAATCTAATTATTTTGTACTAGTAATAGATAATATTGGTGGTAAATTCTCATCTTCTGGAGACGCTAGAGCTGTTGATCCTAATGCACCAACAATTATTAGACTCACAGAAAGTGTTAAAATGATTTTCTTCACACGTTTCATAACATATCCCACCTCTCAATAATTAATTATATTTTACTATATACCGTCTAACGATAAATTTGCGATAAATGAGTATTATGCGAGATTAGGACTATCATGCTCGTAATTTCTTCAGAATTCGTCAACTGATATAAACATATTGATTTTTTATGGAAAGGGGAATTTGTTTTCATGGATACAGAGAACCTATTACCGAAAATAGCATCAAACCTTAGAGAATTGAGAAAGTTTCAAAAAATTTCTCAAAAAAGGTTAGCTGAAGGGATATGTACTCAGTCTTATATAAGCATGATTGAAAAAGGTGAAATATCCCCATCTGCAACAATATTACATGCCTTCGCTATTCGATTAGGAGTTGATATTAATTATTTCTTTGATGTTCAGGAAAATTTAATGTACCAGTATCAAGACGAATTGATAAAGCTCATAAAAGAGGCAAGGGATAAAAATGATTATACAGAAATACGTCAGTTATTAAAAAAACAGGAACAAAATCCGTTCATGAGTTCTACTAAAATGCAAAAATTTATGAATTACCATAAAGGGCTGTGTTGTTATTTTCTTGACCATGACGCAAAAGAAGCAATAGAAATTTTAAATCAAACTTTATCTACAGATGAACATACTCAAGGTTTGTATCATTCAGAGGACATTGAAGCTTTAGTT contains:
- a CDS encoding helix-turn-helix domain-containing protein; the protein is MDTENLLPKIASNLRELRKFQKISQKRLAEGICTQSYISMIEKGEISPSATILHAFAIRLGVDINYFFDVQENLMYQYQDELIKLIKEARDKNDYTEIRQLLKKQEQNPFMSSTKMQKFMNYHKGLCCYFLDHDAKEAIEILNQTLSTDEHTQGLYHSEDIEALVAIASIHTEEKKWPEAKPYFLQAFDIVKRYQAAIKIQTVQKVYYNYIRLLYLSGSYTEIIQVADKGINLCKENDSLYLHGQLLYYKALTLNKLERFDEAITFFEKAIMVFSVQENQQLVDYTRKIITKFKDIEKSNR
- a CDS encoding polysaccharide deacetylase family protein; the protein is MSVYHSKLLELLSIENNLNKSFLRVKYSFEIDIELLWEIDTETAMSLKESTDFSGKFKYRMSFHTSWNSNIQQHRSYITRTYRDNSEKIYFSCSDEYVRGLNAFKHSKQINQILNDKLQPARNTEVKQEGEIHPKGKILNNRKHKVAWITVASFIVISTILLGFSNNSYFNLLSSKTPVLAESVEKETIESLPKNEESPAKEEIKKNQNIISEIPFVQLNDAITFSIPDGKVALTFDDGPSKYTTEIIDILKKHTVGGTFFFTGVNVKKYPEYVKYAQSNNYSIGSHSMYHKELTNLSLHNQEHEIIQANLLIEELTNEPVTLFRPPYGSNNESTIELLEKHQHKMVLWNKDPKDWKVQSSNEIINYIRSSNPSGSIILLHESQAVIDALPSIISFLHDEGLEVVSLK
- a CDS encoding substrate-binding domain-containing protein, with amino-acid sequence MQKIVVFILSFVSIILFYFTFLSASKVFRTDWQLPETLAKAESDYRLVLITQDLDTPFWVKVGEGALEQAQSEEASLEIWGSYGNNKEDFLKQIELAIYSQVDGIIVQGYDTDDFKNLTKIKAASYGIPIITVANDVPMNESLRRTYVGSDQYLAGQLIAKQLISDMGDKGEVILMFDRQHQYYQDQRLKGIKDVLNSFPHIDAIEAETSLTRESVNATTKGMLNKFPHVDAFIAVNANISETMVLEIESRSQVEPYYIYSFDDDRESLSLLKEGKLDGMIEQSPQEMGKMSVSLITQWLKNEKEQLNLDGYFTDIKVVKAIDVR
- a CDS encoding histidine kinase, with the translated sequence MNSLQKKIWALATVILFIMVAIWISLTYYNQKTQNQYNDILERYLSMNEVSSVSQQMVTDLNNYLLNPSFANLEALQLNVNKLQNKKDEVSKFRNNQNDFALTNYENLIDSLIEATERSLLFRTEKETEDYLEVLTEATHISKYISEMTLTLIDKELNTYDRFYRGIIEQSEELKKLGIWLLLLITLLLVQFTYWFSLRITRPVKKLTQAAIELSKGRFNSKIEVDSNDEISFLAKMFDRMRININNFLLEVQQNAQLENELKENKLLLQESQLHSLQSQMNPHFLYNTLNTLSKKAYMEGSEETSDLIVSVASLLRYNLKSLDKSTTLAEEVNILQQYIDIQKARFTERLQFHMNIDEKCLGLQIPRLTLQPIIENAVIHAIEPKEEGGIIWFRAINSTDEVTIEIEDDGPGMNEHKRKQILEGNSIDTEGHSTGIGMSNVGKRLRLFYGYENIMDIESTLGIGTKVVLKIPKKRRIEKDGETPNR